The following is a genomic window from Penaeus vannamei isolate JL-2024 chromosome 27, ASM4276789v1, whole genome shotgun sequence.
AAACATTTATTGAATCACCACACCCTcccgaataaaagagaaagaaagaaagaaatacacaaacagaaattCTAACTACATGCTCATCGTGTCTCAGAAAAAGttgaccccccaaaaaagaagagaaaaaagaggcctCACACCGAAATCTACTCGTACTGACTGCTCATCATGTCTCCCCGCCGCGATTGGCCCCACCTCAAGCCACACccatcccgctcccctccccaagGGCGAACCAGTCTGTTCACGCCCCGTTTTTAGGAACGCCCAGGTGAATGGAGTTTGTCCCTACCCCCTCGCTGGTATATAAAGGCTCGTAGCTACACCCATcaccatcacacacatacacccacagtcATCATGAAGTCTGTGAGTATAACAGGAGCTGCTTAATCATTACTAGCTATTTCAGTGAAAAGTGAAATTGTTGTCTGCTATATTCCAAGCTTATTTACTTTGCTGGAAACTTTGTTGTTTGAAATACGTGTCGATTCACCTATTTTTGCTAAGTTGCTTTAAGGAATTCTTATGACTGTAATTTCTCGGTATCAACTTGTTATATATCCGTTCGATTAATTCTAGTATATTTTCAAGCATGAACGTTTCGTAGTTTCAAAATTGCAATACATGTTAATCGCAGGAATGCAAATTTATTACTTAATTGATTGAAAATAAGTAATGCTCATATCAATCATATTATTAGTGCGTTTTCTTTTATTAAAGTGAACTAATCGTTATATCATTTACATtgacattttctttatcataaacattatcgctTATTTATGTATCATGAGAAACCCATCGGTTGGGAAATCTACGAACAACTTTATAAATTCTAGAAGTAAAAGAAGTATCTGACATTTGACATTCATGGATGACCTCCGTGAACTTAGCGTTTGTTCAGCGTCGCGGGGAAAGCGATGTCCTTGACAGGCTTCATTTCATTCACGAAATTAGAAGACGGTCGTAAGAATTCCCACACCTCTAATTTCACGAAATGACAAGCACTTATAGCATTGTGTTGTCTTCCCCGCAGGTTATCTTCGCCTGCCTGTTCGCCGTCGCCCTTGCGGCCCCCCAACAGAACCCACTGGGTCTCGCTGAAGTTCTCGTCGACGAGCGAGTGGATAACGGTGACGGAACCTTCCAGTACAACTTCCAGACCAGCAATGACATCGCCGCACAGAGGACCGGCTCCGTCGGCTCAGCTGGCCAGAGCAACCACCAGGGAGTCTACAGGTAAATATCGAACAGTGGAGGGATTTATTCTCCCTTAGGTGTGTCTAGGTCGTATGTTATGCCTTTACTCAGGGAAGGTTATGGCCAACCTAATAACAACTTTCTCTAGTTTGCATATTCCACCCCGATATTAAAGCCCCCATATCTGAGCCCCAGAGACTTGAACGCCCTTTCCCTTCTGCAGGTTCCTGACCCCCGAGGGCGAGACCGTCGAAGTGAGCTACACCgccgacgagaacggcttccagccccagtcccccttcctccccactgaGCACCCCCTCCCCGCTCACGTGTACGAGCTCCTCGCCATCGCCGAGCAGCAGCGCGCTCAGGGCATCCAGTTCGACAACAGGGGTTTCCGAATTaactaaagaaaagaacaaaaatatgccATAACGACAATTCTATACTACAATTTTCTGTAGATGAAAAACTTTTACTTGCAATTTCGAGATAACAACCAGATAACATAcattacaaaaaaacaaagaagcacaTTTTGCATttaaaaatcatacatacattttGACAGTGAAAATGACAATACAAATTATACAGCCTGGATGTTATCTTCAATTGTACTCTTTAGCAATAAAAACTTAAAGAAATGTTTCTAGTATAACTAATATCCCCTTATTAACTTTAATTACGGATTATAAACAATACATTTTATGCAaatgtaagtgcatatatgtatatatatatatatatatatatatatatatatatatatatatatatatatatatatatatatatatatatatatatatatatatatatatatatatatatatatatatatatatatatatgtatgtatgtatgtatgtatgtatatatctatatctatctatctatctatatacacacacacacacacacacacacacacacacacacacacacacacacacacacacacatatatatatatatatatatatatatatatatatatatatatatatatatatatatatgtacatatatacacataaacacacacacacacacacacacacacacacacacacacacacatatatatatatatatatatatatatatatatatatatatatatatatatatatatatatatatatatatatatatatatatgcatatatatatacatatatatatatacatatatatatatatatatatacatatatatacatatgtatgtatatatatatatatatatatatatttatatacatatatatatatatatttatatatataaatgaatatatatatatatatatatatatatatatatatatatatatatgtatatatacatatatatatatatatatatatatatatatatatatatatatatgtatatatatatatacatatatatatatatatatatatatatatatatatatatatatatatatatatgtatgtatatatatatccatttatgtgtgtgtgtgtgtatatgtatatatatatacatatatatatgtatatatacatatatacatatatatatacatatatacatatacatatatatataaatatacatatatatatacatatacatatacatatatatataaatatacatatatatatacatatacatatacatatatatatacatatatatatacatatatatatatatatatatatatatatatatatatatatatatatatatatatatatatacatatatatatacatatacatatacatatatatatatatatatatatatatatatatatatatatatatatatatataaatacatacatatatatatacatatatatatatatatatatatatatatatatatatatatatatatatatccacttgtgtgtatatatttatatatatatgtgtgtgtgtgtgtgtgtgtgtgtgtgtgtgtgtgtgtgtgtgtgtgtgtgtgtgtgtgtgtgtgtgtgtgtgtgtgtgcgtgtgtgtgtgtgtgtgcgtgtgtgtgtgtgcgtgtgcgtgtgtgtgtgtctgtgtgattgtgtgtgtatgtgtgtgtgtgtgtgtgtgtctgtgtgtatgtatgtatgcatgcatacatacatatacactatatatatatatatatatatatatatatatatatatatatatatatatatatatatatatatatatatgtatatatatatatatatttatttatacatctatatatgtagtgtatacacacacacacacaaacaaacacacacacacacaaacatacacacacacacacacacacagacacacacacacatatatatatatatatatatatatatatatatatatatatatatatatatatatatatatatatatatatatatatatatatatacacacacacacacaaacacacacacacacacacacacacacacacacacacacacacacacacacacacacacatatatatatatatatatatatatatatatatatatatatatatatatatatatatatatatacatatacacacaaacacaaacaaacacatacaagcacacacacactcataaagaaataaataaataaatatatatatatatatatatatatatatatatatatatatatatatatatatatatatatatgtatatatatacatatatatacatatatatatatatatatatatatatatatatatatatatatatatatatgtatatatatatatatttatatatatatacatatatgtatatatatatatatatatatatatatatgcatatatatatatatatatatatatat
Proteins encoded in this region:
- the LOC113809988 gene encoding cuticle protein AM1159-like, whose protein sequence is MKSVIFACLFAVALAAPQQNPLGLAEVLVDERVDNGDGTFQYNFQTSNDIAAQRTGSVGSAGQSNHQGVYRFLTPEGETVEVSYTADENGFQPQSPFLPTEHPLPAHVYELLAIAEQQRAQGIQFDNRGFRIN